One genomic region from Scomber scombrus chromosome 19, fScoSco1.1, whole genome shotgun sequence encodes:
- the LOC134001378 gene encoding mitochondrial amidoxime-reducing component 1-like isoform X2, with translation MDLKELAVNALSQNKKTAFLIGGAGVAVLGLGLGYKYLLKPEKVVRVGVVSQLLIHPLKSGKGVSVALAECHKMGLKFGELQDRHWLLVTEDGHMVTGRQQPRLVLVSLTCEGVQVCLNGPNMEELRFPVDQPDNNVINCRVFGADIQGRDCGDEVSHWLTRYLAAETTFRLVHFEPQMRPRKPIDLEPLFSQSEVAYPDVGPVMLLSEASVKNLSSKLDKDVTAERFRPNIIISDCEAFDEDSWEEIQIGGVRLQRVMSCGRCIFTTVDPETGIISRKEPLETLKSYRLCEPSEKHIYKSAPLFGQLHTVKKTGILQVGDVVYKISR, from the exons ATGGATCTGAAAGAGCTGGCTGTAAACGCATtgtcccagaataaaaaaactgcttttctgATCGGTGGAGCTGGTGTTGCTGTTCTGGGACTTGGTCTTGGATATAAATACTTACTAAAGCCTGAAAAAGTTGTTCGTGTAGGCGTAGTGTCCCAGCTCCTCATTCACCCTCTGAAGTCTGGTAAAGGGGTGTCTGTGGCTCTTGCAGAATGCCACAAAATGGGTTTGAAGTTTGGAGAGCTGCAGGATCG ACACTGGCTGTTGGTCACAGAGGACGGTCACATGGTGACAGGCAGACAGCAGCCTCGTCTGGTGTTGGTGTCTCTGACCTGCGAGGGAGTTCAGGTTTGTCTGAACGGCCCAAACATGGAAGAGTTGCGGTTTCCTGTCGATCAGCCCGACAACAACGTCATCAACTGCAG AGTGTTTGGCGCTGACATTCAGGGTCGGGACTGCGGTGACGAAGTGTCTCATTGGCTCACTCGTTATCTGGCGGCAGAGACGACGTTTCGCTTGGTGCACTTTGAACCCCAGATGAGACCCAGGAAGCCGATAGATCTCGAGCCTCTTTTCTCACAATCTGAG GTGGCTTACCCAGATGTCGGACCTGTGATGCTCCTGTCCGAGGCTTCTGTCAAGAATCTCAGCAGCAAGTTAGACAAGGACGTAACAGCGGAGCGTTTCCGCCCAAACATCATCATAAGTGACTGTGAAGCTTTTGATGAG GATTCATGGGAAGAGATCCAGATTGGCGGAGTTAGGCTGCAGCGTGTAATGTCGTGTGGAAG ATGCATTTTCACTACAGTTGACCCTGAAACAGGCATAATCAGCAGAAAAGAGCCTCTGGAAACACTGAAAAg CTATCGGCTGTGCGAACCATCTGAGAAGCACATCTATAAATCGGCTCCGTTGTTTGGACAGTTGCACACTGTGAAGAAGACGGGGATCCTGCAGGTCGGCGATGTGGTGTACAAGATCAGCCGTtga
- the LOC134001378 gene encoding mitochondrial amidoxime-reducing component 1-like isoform X1, whose product MDLKELAVNALSQNKKTAFLIGGAGVAVLGLGLGYKYLLKPEKVVRVGVVSQLLIHPLKSGKGVSVALAECHKMGLKFGELQDRHWLLVTEDGHMVTGRQQPRLVLVSLTCEGVQVCLNGPNMEELRFPVDQPDNNVINCRVFGADIQGRDCGDEVSHWLTRYLAAETTFRLVHFEPQMRPRKPIDLEPLFSQSEQVAYPDVGPVMLLSEASVKNLSSKLDKDVTAERFRPNIIISDCEAFDEDSWEEIQIGGVRLQRVMSCGRCIFTTVDPETGIISRKEPLETLKSYRLCEPSEKHIYKSAPLFGQLHTVKKTGILQVGDVVYKISR is encoded by the exons ATGGATCTGAAAGAGCTGGCTGTAAACGCATtgtcccagaataaaaaaactgcttttctgATCGGTGGAGCTGGTGTTGCTGTTCTGGGACTTGGTCTTGGATATAAATACTTACTAAAGCCTGAAAAAGTTGTTCGTGTAGGCGTAGTGTCCCAGCTCCTCATTCACCCTCTGAAGTCTGGTAAAGGGGTGTCTGTGGCTCTTGCAGAATGCCACAAAATGGGTTTGAAGTTTGGAGAGCTGCAGGATCG ACACTGGCTGTTGGTCACAGAGGACGGTCACATGGTGACAGGCAGACAGCAGCCTCGTCTGGTGTTGGTGTCTCTGACCTGCGAGGGAGTTCAGGTTTGTCTGAACGGCCCAAACATGGAAGAGTTGCGGTTTCCTGTCGATCAGCCCGACAACAACGTCATCAACTGCAG AGTGTTTGGCGCTGACATTCAGGGTCGGGACTGCGGTGACGAAGTGTCTCATTGGCTCACTCGTTATCTGGCGGCAGAGACGACGTTTCGCTTGGTGCACTTTGAACCCCAGATGAGACCCAGGAAGCCGATAGATCTCGAGCCTCTTTTCTCACAATCTGAG CAGGTGGCTTACCCAGATGTCGGACCTGTGATGCTCCTGTCCGAGGCTTCTGTCAAGAATCTCAGCAGCAAGTTAGACAAGGACGTAACAGCGGAGCGTTTCCGCCCAAACATCATCATAAGTGACTGTGAAGCTTTTGATGAG GATTCATGGGAAGAGATCCAGATTGGCGGAGTTAGGCTGCAGCGTGTAATGTCGTGTGGAAG ATGCATTTTCACTACAGTTGACCCTGAAACAGGCATAATCAGCAGAAAAGAGCCTCTGGAAACACTGAAAAg CTATCGGCTGTGCGAACCATCTGAGAAGCACATCTATAAATCGGCTCCGTTGTTTGGACAGTTGCACACTGTGAAGAAGACGGGGATCCTGCAGGTCGGCGATGTGGTGTACAAGATCAGCCGTtga
- the LOC134001379 gene encoding mitochondrial amidoxime-reducing component 1-like, whose product MDLKELAVNALSQNKKAAFLIGGAGVAVLGLGLGYKYLLKPEKVVRVGVVSQLLIYPVKSGKGVSVALAECHKMGLKFGELQDRHWLLVTEDGHMVTGRQQPRLVLVSLTCEGVQVCLNGPNMEELRFPVDQPDNNVINCRVFGADIQGRDCGDEVSHWLTRYLAAETTFRLVHYEPQMRPRKSIELEPLFSQSEQVAYSDVGPVMLLSEASVKNLSSKLDKDVTAERFRPNIIISDCEAFDEDSWEEIQIGGVRLQRVMSCGRCIFTTVDPETGIINRKEPLETLKSYRLCEPSEKHIYKSEPLFGQMHTVKKTGILQVGDVVYKISR is encoded by the exons ATGGATCTGAAAGAGCTGGCTGTAAACGCATTGTCCCAAAATAAGAAAGCTGCTTTTCTGATCGGTGGAGCTGGTGTTGCTGTTCTGGGACTTGGTCTTGGATATAAATACTTACTAAAGCCTGAAAAAGTTGTTCGTGTAGGCGTAGTGTCCCAGCTCCTCATTTACCCTGTGAAGTCTGGTAAAGGGGTGTCTGTGGCTCTTGCAGAATGCCACAAAATGGGTTTGAAGTTTGGAGAGCTGCAGGATCG ACACTGGCTGTTGGTCACAGAGGACGGTCACATGGTGACAGGCAGACAGCAGCCTCGTCTGGTGTTGGTGTCTCTGACCTGCGAGGGAGTTCAGGTTTGTCTGAACGGCCCAAACATGGAAGAGTTGCGGTTTCCTGTCGATCAGCCCGACAACAACGTCATCAACTGCAG AGTGTTTGGCGCTGACATTCAGGGTCGGGACTGCGGTGACGAAGTGTCTCATTGGCTCACTCGTTATCTGGCGGCAGAGACGACGTTTCGCTTGGTGCACTATGAACCCCAGATGAGACCCAGGAAGTCGATAGAACTCGAGCCTCTTTTCTCACAATCTGAG CAGGTGGCCTACTCAGATGTCGGACCTGTGATGCTCCTGTCCGAGGCTTCTGTCAAGAATCTCAGCAGCAAGTTAGACAAGGACGTTACAGCGGAGCGTTTTCGCCCAAACATCATCATAAGTGACTGTGAAGCTTTTGATGAG GATTCATGGGAAGAGATCCAGATTGGCGGAGTTAGGCTGCAGCGTGTAATGTCGTGTGGAAG ATGCATTTTCACTACAGTTGACCCTGAAACAGGCATAATCAACAGAAAAGAGCCTCTGGAAACACTGAAAAg CTATCGGCTGTGCGAACCATCTGAGAAGCACATCTATAAATCGGAACCGTTGTTTGGACAGATGCACACTGTGAAGAAGACGGGGATCCTGCAGGTCGGCGATGTGGTGTACAAGATCAGCCGTTGA